One Streptomyces umbrinus genomic window, ACGGCAAGGCCTTCGACGAGATCGTCTCGAACGACGCGGGACGTCCCGTCCTGTTCACCAACGCCCGGGTCCTGACGATGGACCCGCTGATCGGGACCATGACCGGCGCCGACGTCCTGCTCGTGGGCGCCCTGCTCGTGGGCGTCGGCCCCGGCATCATCACCGCGGCACAGGACGACAACGCCATCGTCGTCGACTGCACGGGCATGACCGTCGTACCGGCCGTCGTGGACACCGTCGCCCTGGTCGGCGGACGCGGCCACCGCTCGGAGTACGTCGCGACGCTGACACCGGGCAACGCCGGTGACCTGCTCGTCGTGCCCGACGAGTTCGCCGCCGATGTGGCGAGCGCACAGGCCACTCTCCTGACCCGCCCGGACCGGGTCCGCGCGCTGGTCGCGGCCGGCAAGCCCGTCCTGTGGGCCGGCACCGACGCCCCCGACCGCCCCACCCCGCCCGAGGCCGGCATCCCGGCCGCCGGGGACATGACCGGCAGTCCGCGCGTCGGCGTCTGGATCGACAAGAACGACTTCCTGCACCAGGAGCTCGCGGCCGACGGCCGCTACGACGAGACCCGGGGCGGCCGCCCGCACGCCTACGAGGGCCGGTACTGGGTCGACGGCGACCGCATCGACTACCTGGACGACCCCGGCTTCTGGGCCTTCGGCGAGTTCCAGGGCGAGGAGCTGCACCACGCGGGGTACGCCATGCGACTCGGCTGACCCTTCGCCGTACGGGCCAAAGCCGGTACGAGCCTTGACCGTTACGGTCTTGGCTCGTACCGGCTTTGGCCCGTCTCGACTCTGAACAAACCAGTGGGACAGACCAGTGGGACAGACCAGTGAGCTCCGGCCCTTGCTCGCCATCAGGCGGAGGGGCTGGAGCTCTCGCTCGTCCGTAACGGAGCCACGTCGGGAACGGAGCCAAGTCGGGCCCCACCAGGCTTCACCGGTCGCGCCGACGGCCGGCCAGGGCAGGCAGAGAGAGCAACGTACCCACGACCAGCAGTACGGCAACCGCGCGGAGGATCCCGCCGAAGCCCTGCCCGGATAGGGCACCGGCCAGTTGCGGGCCCAGGCTGGCGCCGAGGAACATGCTGCACGCGTAGAGGGCGACGCCCGCGCCCCGGGCGTGGGACGCCATGGTGTGAACGATCTCGACGACGGCCGGAGCGGCCGCCGCCACCGCTGCCACGAACACGAGCAACACCAGCGCGAGGACGCGGACTTCGCCGCCCAGCGCGGAGCCCGCCGCGACCGCTCCGGCCGCCACGAGCATCGCGAGTACGACGCGTACCGGCGCTGCAAGGCGATGCAGGGCAGACGTGAGGAGCGGTACGGCGACCAGGGCGGGCAGGGCGCTGGCCCGCAGGGCGAGCAGGGCTGCGTTGTCGCCCGCGACGCCAGGAGGTCCGGCGACGACGACCGCGGTGTAGACGGCCACGAAGGAGGCCATGACAGTGGCCGTGGCGAGGTAAAGGGCGACAAGGCGGGGCTTGCGCAGGAGACGAGGTACGGCGACGAAGGCCTGGAGCAGGCTGGGGCCGGAGCCCTGTGTCGCCGTGGGGCGCAGGATGCGCCGGACCGGCCAGAGGCTGAGTGCCATGAGGGCGGCACTGAGGACGAAGACCATCCGCCAGCCCAGTCCGGCCGCGACGATCTGAGCGCCGATCTGCATGAGCACCGCGGAGGCCGGCATCCCGCTGGTGACACAGGTGAGTGCGATGCCCCGGCGATGGGGCGCGAGTTGGCCGGCGATGTACGAGAACGCCGAGGGCGCGAACGCCGCCGCGGTGAGTCCTTGCACGATGCGCAGCGCGACGGCCCAGGTGAGGTCAGGAGCGGCGCTCACTGCCAGTGTGGTCATGGTTGCCCCCACCAGTCCGCCCGTGATCACCGTCCGGGGACCGTAGCGGTCGGACAGCGGGCCGGCGATCAGGAATCCCGCCGCGTAGGCGAACCCGAACGCGGTCGCCGTCCACGTCGTCTGCGTCGGGGTGGTGGCCAGGGACCCGGCCATGGGGGCCAGCATGGCAAGGACGGTGTACATCTGGCCCACGACGAGGATGCCGAGGGCGGTCAGCAGGGCCACGGTGGGGCCGTGGAGGCTGTGGGGGCCACGGAGGCCGTACGGCTGCCGGTCGGCGGGGGTGGGTCTGCCGCGGTGGGCGACGGCGATCGGCGGAGGATGCTGAGGCGGGACATGGGGACTCCGGTCGTGCGCGCACGTCGGTGGCGCCGGTTTCTGGATGTTGGTGCTGGTGCTGGTACTGGCGCTCGTGCTGAGTGCCGGGCCTTGTTCGACGGGGGCGCTCCTCGGCTCGGCCGAGCCGGGGCGCGCCCCCGAACTCCGGTCAGTTCGCCGGTGTGTTGAGCACGTACGTGCGGGAGGCGCCGACCTCACTCCGCAGGGCCGCGAGGTCCACGTCGAGAACCTGGCCGTTCCACTTACGGGGTTGGCCGCCCACCAGGACGCCGGTGATGTTGCGGGCGTCGGAGCCCAACACCAGTGTGCCGATGGGGTCGTTGAGCGGCATGTTGTTGAGGTCCTCGGCCTGGACGACCAGCAGGTCGGCCTTCTTGCCGGGCGTGAGCGAGCCGGTGACGTCGCCGAGGCCGTTGGTCCGCGCGCCCTGGAGGGTCGCGAAGTCCAGGACGTCGTGCGTGGTGATGCGGGAGAGGTCGCCGCCGGTTCCGTAGGCGGCGTTCACCGCGCGCATCCGTTGGATCGCGAGCAGGGCCCGCATCTGGGTGAACATGTCGCTGGCGAGGGCGACTTCGACGTCGATGCTCAGGCCGGGACGGATGCCGACGGCGAGCGCCTCGTCCACGGCGGGGATGGCCGTCTCCAGCCCGATCTGTGCGTCCGAGGTGGGCGCGAGAGCGACCGTCGTGCCGGACTCCCCCATCGCCTTCCATGCCTCCGAGGTCAGACCGGTGGCGTGGATCAGGGTGACATCGGGGCCGAGGATGCCGTGCTCGGCCCAGGACAGCACGGCCTCCGAGGAGGACGTACCGAAGACCGCGTCGACGCTGACACCGATGCCCAAGTCGGCTGCGGTACGGGCGAGTTCGGGGCCGTACGCGAGGACGGGGCCGGCGATCTCGTCGGTGGCCAGCGTCGCCATGCGGAGCGTGAGCAGCTGGTCGTCGCTGCTGAAGTACTGGTCCTTGAGGCGGGTCAGGTCGGCCGGCCACTGGCGGTCCCACTCCCCGAAGTGCGGCCCCATCGAGGCGTGCACCCCGCGGATACCGGTGTCCCGCAGGGCTTCGATCGCCGCGTCGGAGTGCTCACGGGTACGGGAGTTGTGGGAGAAGTCGAGCATCGTGGTGATACCGCTGTCGATCGCGGTCAGGGCCGCCAGTCTGGTGCCGATGTACATGTCCTGCGGGCGGTAGACGGTGGCGTATCCGGCGAGCGTGGACATCACATAGCCGCCGAGGTCGTCGACGTCGGGCATGATCCGGCGCAGCTGGGCCTCCCAGGCGTGCCGGTGGGTGTCGACGAAGCCGGGGGCCAGGATCGTGCCGGAGGCGTCGACGACCACCGCGCCGTCGGCGGTCAGATTCGGCCCGATCGCGGCGATGGCGTCGCCCTCGACGAGCAGGTGGCTGTTGTGCAGGATGCCCAGTTCCGGGTCCATCGTGACGATGGTGGCGCCGGTGAACAGGATGCGCCGACGCGGATCGGCGGACTGGCGTCGCAGTTGTTCGAGAAGGCTGGCGCTGGTGGTGTCGTCGGTGCTCATGGCGGGCCCCTTTCGGGTGGCTCTTCGCAGGCGCCGCGGGAGGCGCCGAGTCTGGGCCGAGTGGCTTCTGGTCCAAGACTCGATCCGCGCCCGCACGGCAACCAGGCCGCCGTTTCCCTAGGTGCGACGCACCCAGGACAGCCCGCGGTGGCAGGGGCTGCGCCGCCGAGAGGTGTGGCGCTCGGCCGACGGGCCGGACCGGGCACGCTGCCTTCAGCGCCGGGCCACACCGGGCGCCTTGTCGTCAGCGCCGGGCGACACCGCGCGCACTGCCCCCAGCGCCGGCCACACCACGCCCACCGCCCTCGGCGGCCCCTCCGAGAACGCCCATGGCGCCCTCGGCACCACCGAGAACGCACACACCATGGCGCCTCAGCCTCCGTAGGCGAGAACCTCACCCTTCGGAGGCCAGGCGGTCCAGCCACTCCCTCAGCAGATGCTGCTCCGCGCCGCTGAGTGTCGTCTGTTCGGGCAGCGTGGCGCGCAGGGCGCGGGCGGCGCCGGCCGCACCCGCGTCCTGCACGGCCGGCTCCTGGTTGGTCACGGCGGCGACCATGGACTCCCGAAGAGTGGTCAACAGGGCCGGATCGCGGCGGTCTTCGGGCAGGGCCAGCCAGGTGAGCACCGCCCCGCGTGCCGTGGCGTGGATGAGCGCGGCCGCGAGTTCCTCGTCGACGCGGAGCCAGCCGCCGGCGGCCAGGCGGCGGATACGACCCATCAGGATCTCCATGCCGGCCTTGAACGCGGCCGACGTGGCCTTCGTAGGCTCGCTGTACATCAGCGTGTACAGCGCGGGATTGGCCAGACCGAACTCGACCGCCAGGTCCCAGCCGGCCCGCAGGTCCTCGATGAGGTCCTCAGGGTCCGGGTCGACGTGCTTGGCCGCGAGAAACGTGGCGAAGCCATGCTCGGCCACCGCTTCGAGCAGCCCGTCCTTGTCGCCGAACAGGCGGTAGATGGCCGGTGGTTGCAAGCCTGCCGCGACCGCGACCGCGCGGGTGGTGACGGCGTCACGGCCCTCGCGCGCCAGCAGGTCGGCGGCGGCCTCGATGACGCGTTGCCGGGTCAGCTCACGACCGACGACTGCGGAGTCGGAATCGGAACCGGTGTCGGAACCGGAGTCGGAATCAACGGCGGCAGCACCGTCCCTGGCGCGCGAACGTGGAGGCATATATCAACGATACCGCACATGCGTTTCCGACGTTAATAACAGTGATACGCTCATTGCGTTTCCACTGGAACCAGACTCCTGGAGCGCAACATGATCATCGTGACCGGAGCCACCGGACAGCTCGGAGGGCAGACCGTCGAACGGCTGCTGACCCGCGTACCCGCGGGCCAGGTCGGCGTCAGCGTCCGCGACCCGCAGAAGGCGCAGACCTTCGCCGACCAGGGGATACGGGTGCGGCAGGGCAGCTTCACCGACGCCGCGAGCCTCGCCCACGCCTTCGAAGGCGCTTCCCAAGTGCTCATCGTCTCCGTCGACAAGATGGGCGAAGAGGCCGTGCGGCAGCACCGCGCCGCGATCGACGGTGCCGTCGCGGCCGGTGCCCGCCGCATCCTCTACACCAGCCACATGGGCGCCGGCGCCTCGTCGCATTTCCAGCCCTGCCGCGACCACGCCGCCACCGAGGACGCGCTGCGCGCCTCCGGCGTGCCGTTCACCTCACTGCGCAACGGCTTCTACGCCGCCAGCGCGGTGCGGTTCCTCGGTCACGCCATGCGGTCCGGCGAGGTCGCGCTCCCCGCGGACGGACCCGTCAGCTGGACCGCCCACGCCGACCTCGCCGACGCGGCCGCCGTCATCCTGGCCGACGAAGGCCGCTTCGACGGCCCCACGCCCCCGCTCACCGCGGCACAGGCGTTGACCTTCGACGACATCGCGACCATCGCCACCGACGTCACCGGCCGCACCGTCAAAAGGAGCACCGCCCCCGACGACCGGTTCCGGCAACAGCTGGTGGGCCGCGGTGTCCCCGTCGAGGCGGCCGACCAGCTGCTTGGCATCTTCGCAGCGAGCCGCGCGGGCGAATTCGCCGCCGTCGACCCGACGCTGGCCGCCTTGCTCGGCCGCGAGCCCGTCACCCTGAGCACGGTCCTGCGCGACCAACTGTCCGACAACGACGGCCGCTGACCGACCGGCTGCCGGCCGCACTGACCGGCACCCACGGACGCGAAGGCGAAGGCGGACGCGACGGCGGGAGCCAAGACGAAGGCAAAGCCTCACCGCTGAGCGGGCGGCACCGGAAAGAGCAGACAGCTACTGGTGGCGTGGGCGAGCAGACGGTCCTTCACGTCGACCAACTGCGCCTGGGCAAGGGCGGTTTGACGGCCCTGGTTGACCACCGTACCGATGGCTCGCACCCTGCCCGTGTCCACGGTGATCCGCCGCAGGAACTTCACCGTCAGGTCGAGCGAGGTGTACGCCACGCCTTGCGGAAGGGTGGACTGGACGGCGCACCCCGCCGCCGAGTCGAGCAGGGTGGCGAAGATTCCGCCGTGCACGCTGCCGATCGGGTTGTAGTGCTCCTCCCCCGGCATCAGGGAGAAGACCGCCCTGCCGGGCTCCACCTCGTCCAGGGCGAAGTCCATGCCGGCACCGATGGGCGGCGGTGGCAGTCGCCCGGCCTGCACCTCGCGCAGGAAGTCGATACCGGCCATGCGTCCGGCGGCCTCCGCCAGGATCGCGGGGTCTGCCCATTCATACGTACGCGTTCGTCCCACGATCCAGCGCCTTCCCATCTGACTTTTGCAAACGAAGCTAGCTTCCGGCTCACCTGACTGTCAATGACGAAGCCAGGCCCCTACGATGGCGGGATGGAGTGGCTTGAGGCGAGCACGGAGAACTGCCCCGTCCAGCGGACGCTCGACGTGGTCGGGGAGAAATGGACGCTGCTGATCCTGCGCGACGCCGTCACCGGAGTCCGCCGCTTCGACGACTTCCACCGCCACATCGGCCTGTCGGAGGCGGTCCTCAGCGACCGTCTCCGGAAGCTGGTCTCGGCCGACATCCTGAAGACCGTCCCCTACCGGGAGGCGGGCAGCCGCTCCCGCAACGAGTACCGGCTGACCCGCAAGGGCTGGGACCTGTGGCCCGTCCTGATGGCGCTGAGCCAGTGGGGCGAGGCCCACGCCCTCGGCGCCGAGGGCCCCGTACTGGACGTCCGCCACACCGACTGCGACGCCCCGGTCCGCGTCGTCGTGGAGTGCTCCGCGGAACACTCCACGCTCACCCCCAGGGAAGTCACCGCCCGACTCGGACCCGGCGCCCGCCTCCGCTCCTGAACCACCGGCCCGGGGCACGCGGGCCCGCTCAGGACGGCGCCCGCTTCCGGAAGAACCCGTAAGGCGCCGTAAGGCCCCGTACTCAGCGGCGCAGGGCGGTCTCCCGCTCCATGTGGGACAGCTTCTCGGGATTGCGCACGGCGTAGAGCCCGGTGATGAGGCCGTCGTCGATGCGCACCGCCACGACGGTGTCGAGCTCGCCGTCGAGCCGGACGATCAGCGCCGGGTGGCCATTGACCTGCACCGGCCGCAGCGACACCGCGTCGGCGACCCTGCCAAGACCCGCGACCAGCAGGCGGGCCACCTTGTCGGCCCCCACGATGGGCCGCAGCACGGCCTGCTTGACTCCGCCACCGTCACCCAGGAGGACGACATCCGGCGCGAGGATGTCGAGCAGGCTCTGCAGGTCGCCCGTGTTGACCGCCCGCTGGAACGCGTCGAGCGCGTCTCTGGTCTCGGCCGGGGACACGACCCCGCGCGGCCGGCGCGCCGCGACGTGCGCCCGTGCCCGGTGCGCGATCTGGCGGACGGCGGCGGGGTTCTTGTCGACCGCCTCGGCGATCTCGTCGTACCCGAGGTCGAACACCTCGCGCAGCACGAACACCGCCCGCTCGGTGGGCTGCAGGGTCTCCAGCACCAGCATCATCGCCATCGAGACGCTGTCGGCCAGCTCGACGTCCTCGGCCACGTCGGGTGCGGTGAGCAGCGGCTCGGGCAGCCAGGAACCGACGTAGGACTCCTTGCGGCGGCCGAGCGTACGCAGCCGGCTCAGCGCCTGGCGCGTCGTGATCCGGACCAGGTACGCGCGGTGGTCCCGCACGGTGCCGAGGTCGACCCCCGCCCATCGCAGCCAGGTCTCCTGGAGGACGTCCTCGGCGTCGGCGGCCGAGCCGAGCATCTCGTAGGCGACGGTGAACAGCAGGTTCCGATGGGCGACGAACGCCTCGGTGGCGGGGTCCGTGCGTCCGCCGTCGGCGAGCCGCCCGGCCGTGTCCTCTGTGCGCTCACCGTGCTCGCTCATCACCGGCTGCTCCTGCCTGTTCGCTGTCGACGGTCTCACGCGCACAGGACGC contains:
- a CDS encoding Atu4866 domain-containing protein; its protein translation is MSDIDTNTDTDTVNWNGKAFDEIVSNDAGRPVLFTNARVLTMDPLIGTMTGADVLLVGALLVGVGPGIITAAQDDNAIVVDCTGMTVVPAVVDTVALVGGRGHRSEYVATLTPGNAGDLLVVPDEFAADVASAQATLLTRPDRVRALVAAGKPVLWAGTDAPDRPTPPEAGIPAAGDMTGSPRVGVWIDKNDFLHQELAADGRYDETRGGRPHAYEGRYWVDGDRIDYLDDPGFWAFGEFQGEELHHAGYAMRLG
- a CDS encoding MFS transporter — its product is MALLTALGILVVGQMYTVLAMLAPMAGSLATTPTQTTWTATAFGFAYAAGFLIAGPLSDRYGPRTVITGGLVGATMTTLAVSAAPDLTWAVALRIVQGLTAAAFAPSAFSYIAGQLAPHRRGIALTCVTSGMPASAVLMQIGAQIVAAGLGWRMVFVLSAALMALSLWPVRRILRPTATQGSGPSLLQAFVAVPRLLRKPRLVALYLATATVMASFVAVYTAVVVAGPPGVAGDNAALLALRASALPALVAVPLLTSALHRLAAPVRVVLAMLVAAGAVAAGSALGGEVRVLALVLLVFVAAVAAAAPAVVEIVHTMASHARGAGVALYACSMFLGASLGPQLAGALSGQGFGGILRAVAVLLVVGTLLSLPALAGRRRDR
- a CDS encoding amidohydrolase family protein; its protein translation is MSTDDTTSASLLEQLRRQSADPRRRILFTGATIVTMDPELGILHNSHLLVEGDAIAAIGPNLTADGAVVVDASGTILAPGFVDTHRHAWEAQLRRIMPDVDDLGGYVMSTLAGYATVYRPQDMYIGTRLAALTAIDSGITTMLDFSHNSRTREHSDAAIEALRDTGIRGVHASMGPHFGEWDRQWPADLTRLKDQYFSSDDQLLTLRMATLATDEIAGPVLAYGPELARTAADLGIGVSVDAVFGTSSSEAVLSWAEHGILGPDVTLIHATGLTSEAWKAMGESGTTVALAPTSDAQIGLETAIPAVDEALAVGIRPGLSIDVEVALASDMFTQMRALLAIQRMRAVNAAYGTGGDLSRITTHDVLDFATLQGARTNGLGDVTGSLTPGKKADLLVVQAEDLNNMPLNDPIGTLVLGSDARNITGVLVGGQPRKWNGQVLDVDLAALRSEVGASRTYVLNTPAN
- a CDS encoding TetR/AcrR family transcriptional regulator encodes the protein MPPRSRARDGAAAVDSDSGSDTGSDSDSAVVGRELTRQRVIEAAADLLAREGRDAVTTRAVAVAAGLQPPAIYRLFGDKDGLLEAVAEHGFATFLAAKHVDPDPEDLIEDLRAGWDLAVEFGLANPALYTLMYSEPTKATSAAFKAGMEILMGRIRRLAAGGWLRVDEELAAALIHATARGAVLTWLALPEDRRDPALLTTLRESMVAAVTNQEPAVQDAGAAGAARALRATLPEQTTLSGAEQHLLREWLDRLASEG
- a CDS encoding SDR family oxidoreductase; protein product: MIIVTGATGQLGGQTVERLLTRVPAGQVGVSVRDPQKAQTFADQGIRVRQGSFTDAASLAHAFEGASQVLIVSVDKMGEEAVRQHRAAIDGAVAAGARRILYTSHMGAGASSHFQPCRDHAATEDALRASGVPFTSLRNGFYAASAVRFLGHAMRSGEVALPADGPVSWTAHADLADAAAVILADEGRFDGPTPPLTAAQALTFDDIATIATDVTGRTVKRSTAPDDRFRQQLVGRGVPVEAADQLLGIFAASRAGEFAAVDPTLAALLGREPVTLSTVLRDQLSDNDGR
- a CDS encoding PaaI family thioesterase, with translation MGRTRTYEWADPAILAEAAGRMAGIDFLREVQAGRLPPPPIGAGMDFALDEVEPGRAVFSLMPGEEHYNPIGSVHGGIFATLLDSAAGCAVQSTLPQGVAYTSLDLTVKFLRRITVDTGRVRAIGTVVNQGRQTALAQAQLVDVKDRLLAHATSSCLLFPVPPAQR
- a CDS encoding winged helix-turn-helix transcriptional regulator, translated to MEWLEASTENCPVQRTLDVVGEKWTLLILRDAVTGVRRFDDFHRHIGLSEAVLSDRLRKLVSADILKTVPYREAGSRSRNEYRLTRKGWDLWPVLMALSQWGEAHALGAEGPVLDVRHTDCDAPVRVVVECSAEHSTLTPREVTARLGPGARLRS
- a CDS encoding RNA polymerase sigma-70 factor, encoding MMSEHGERTEDTAGRLADGGRTDPATEAFVAHRNLLFTVAYEMLGSAADAEDVLQETWLRWAGVDLGTVRDHRAYLVRITTRQALSRLRTLGRRKESYVGSWLPEPLLTAPDVAEDVELADSVSMAMMLVLETLQPTERAVFVLREVFDLGYDEIAEAVDKNPAAVRQIAHRARAHVAARRPRGVVSPAETRDALDAFQRAVNTGDLQSLLDILAPDVVLLGDGGGVKQAVLRPIVGADKVARLLVAGLGRVADAVSLRPVQVNGHPALIVRLDGELDTVVAVRIDDGLITGLYAVRNPEKLSHMERETALRR